The following proteins come from a genomic window of Anopheles ziemanni chromosome 3, idAnoZiCoDA_A2_x.2, whole genome shotgun sequence:
- the LOC131285759 gene encoding probable chitinase 10 → MNGFQLSLIVVLCGTVGVARGQELTASFNFADGIADARCPSNDNPMNPMLLAVPSDCSKFQKCYNGRAFTISCPAGQEFGVHIQRCDYPMFAQCRQGFVQPQPAAFRYEEGSSDTRCPRFDDPFNPKHLAHPTDCRRFYKCFDGLAFELQCPMGQEWGKELNRCDYPTLARCSVGRQDRPDVAQESDDLSASVELPEQGEIVDATLKKEYVQPAKAEFTYNAGVYDVRCPKYDDPYRPIHLSHPGDCRKFLKCFDGRAYTIDCPPGQEFGMRINRCDYPQFAQCSAPKARKSLRKAAEPAYDDSYYYYDEDEFGSDVPLDSAEWTPEQREMIAGISDTRCPEKDDPAEPLHFIHPRDCGKFYKCYSGRAYLINCPIGQHWSVRYDRCDYPKVAKCTIRGS, encoded by the exons ATGAACG GGTTTCAGCTGTCGCTGATCGTGGTGCTGTGCGGCACGGTAGGAGTCGCTCGTGGTCAAGAATTAACGGCTTCCTTTAATTTTGCGGATGGCATCGCGGACGCACGTTGCCCAAGTAATGACAACCCAATGAACCCGATGCTGCTGGCGGTGCCGAGCGATTGTAGCAAGTTTCAGAAGTGCTACAATGGGCGTGCGTTCACGATCAGCTGTCCGGCGGGTCAGGAGTTCGGTGTACACATCCAGCGCTGCGATTACCCGATGTTCGCTCAGTGCCGCCAGGGGTTCGTGCAGCCGCAGCCGGCTGCGTTCCGCTACGAGGAAGGTAGCAGCGATACACGCTGTCCCCGATTCGACGATCCTTTCAATCCGAAACATCTGGCACACCCGACCGACTGTCGCCGGTTCTACAAGTGTTTCGATGGGCTCGCTTTTGAGCTGCAGTGCCCTATGGGTCAGGAATGGGGCAAGGAGCTGAATCGGTGCGACTATCCGACGTTGGCGCGCTGCTCCGTCGGTCGCCAGGATCGTCCCGATGTCGCTCAAGAGTCCGATGATCTATCCGCGAGTGTCGAGTTGCCAGAGCAGGGGGAGATAGTGGACGCCACTCTGAAGAAGGAGTACGTCCAGCCGGCCAAGGCGGAGTTCACCTACAATGCCGGTGTGTATGATGTGCGCTGCCCGAAGTATGACGATCCCTACCGTCCGATCCACCTCTCGCATCCGGGCGATTGCCGCAAGTTCCTGAAGTGTTTCGATGGACGCGCGTACACCATCGATTGCCCGCCTGGTCAGGAGTTCGGCATGCGTATTAACCGCTGCGACTATCCTCAGTTTGCCCAGTGTTCGGCACCGAAAGCCCGCAAGAGCCTACGCAAAGCGGCGGAACCGGCGTACGATGAcagctactactactacgacGAGGATGAGTTTGGAAGCGATGTGCCGCTGGATTCGGCCGAATGGACGCCAGAGCAGCGGGAGATGATTGCCGGGATATCGGACACACGCTGCCCGGAGAAGGACGATCCGGCAGAACCGCTCCACTTCATCCACCCGCGTGACTGCGGTAAATTCTACAAGTGCTACTCGGGACGTGCCTACCTGATCAACTGTCCGATCGGGCAGCACTGGAGTGTGCGGTACGATCGGTGCGACTACCCGAAGGTGGCCAAATGTACGATCCGAGGCAGCTAA